The following is a genomic window from Oncorhynchus kisutch isolate 150728-3 linkage group LG6, Okis_V2, whole genome shotgun sequence.
TTGACAAAAGGATTCTATAGGAACAAAAAAAGAAGATGGATATCATTATGGAGAATACCCCTGAAATGGAATGTGTTGACCAGGGCGAGGCGCTTCACTCGGACAGTGCCTATGGGTCATCTGCGGTGGACACGGATACAGAGGACTGCCTGACTCCCCTCGAGATCACTTTCCCCTATAACGAGGACCTAATGCACAAGGTGATTAGGCTCCTTTTTCACAACTTCACATAACTTAGGCTAACTTACATAAAATATGCTAAATTTGCCAATTCTCCTGGGGAAGCCTATCTCTATATACAGAATCTACCTTTTAAATTGTActcttttatatatattttaatatttaaGTGTGTCTGTAATAGTATACAAGAAAACTTTTCTGTCTGCGTGAAAAATGCCTTCATTATGTGACATGGGAGGTCCTACAACAGTCAGCATTCTACTTGAGTGGATATTTCAGTTGTATGTGTAATGTAGAGGTAATAATATCAAAGTTGGACTATGTGGGTAAGCAATTTGGAATGGTTGCGCATTGCAGTGACATCTCAGTGTGGGTTGACTGCTTGTGGAGAACCCATTCCCTTTGCCAGCTTCCATGACTTCATTCATCTCTCTCACCTGAATCAGCACCTGCCAGGTTTCAGGGGCCCTGGACAGCCAGGCTGACAGCTGTACATGTCCAATGGcaatgggatttaaaaaagataGAACTTTGTCCTCCAGGTTGCATCATGAAAATGTAACCTGACTATCACTTTCTAACATGGAATGTATGGTTGAACTGCTCCCCCTTTGTTTTTGTGAGCCACAGCAACACGCATACACCAGCAAGTGCCTACTCATAGGATGTATACTTTGTCATTATTGACTGCATTTTTATTTGTACTTCATGTGAGGACACTTGGAAATTGAAGGGATAtgtatcagggttggggtcaattccattgaaattccagtcaattcaggaagtacgcATAAATAcaaattccaattctcttcaatgcttttcaatgagaGAAATGTGGTATTAGAATTGGAAtatggtttactttctgaattgactggaattaaaaggaaattgaccccaaccctgatatgTATGCATCCTGCACGTTCTCTGTTCCTTACTATGTGTAATCTCATAGCCTTGATAGAACATCTTCCTGTTAAAGACCAAGGCTGCTTTTTAGGACATTAGCACTGATGCCAACGTTAAGTTATTCTAGAGAAATTTGCATCTTTAATGACTTTTTTTTAACCTCAGGAAATATGTGGATGTGTGGTGGAAGTAGATGGGTGGAAATGTCATGAAAGAAAGATGAGACTTGGGGCATGTTATTCCTTTACAGTTGGAGACCAAATTCACTTTAATGCCACATAATTTTTTTCACAATACACCCACTTATACCCAACATTGTTGGGGTAAATTGCTTTAGTAAGCAGCATCTAATATTAACTTCATACTTTTTCATATCACTTTATTTTTAGGGCAAGTATTTAAATTCATAGAAAGTATATATTATTTATCCATAGGCATCAAGTGTTATGCTAATAATTTGATCATTCTATAACAACTCCATTCCCCAAAGCAGCTAGATAAATCCAGCCCACACGCCAACTGACTGAGAATATTCCAGTGTAGGAACAGAAAGTGCTTATGTTGAATGTTTCCATTTACCCTCTGTGTTACTTTTACAAACAATGCAGCGTAGTGACTCAGTTGGTGTATGAGGACATCCCCAGAGGTAGATTCTCATTAACTGAAGGAAAACAACAACCTTTTGCTatattagaaagagagagatgtgcagGGAGATGGGTGTTTCCTCTAGGTTGACAGAATCACATACCCTTATAGTTTGTTTTTGACTTAGTTAATTGTGAGACATCTGTGGGGGTTattagtctgggtaccagtctgtttagatatCATTCCACTCCtgtcagttaaataaaggttacataaaaagACATGTTTTTCCACAGAGACTGGCCTGTCACCAATCTCGACCTTCAATATGCAGCTGGAATTACGGCTGAGTTGCTCATTGGTTGTTGGAAGAAACGGAGTACACGGACAGGGTTAGGGGGTCATGCCTGATTAACTAAAACAACTCAGGGGGGAGTTGGTACTCTCTTACTACGAGAGCTTGTGTGTTGCTATGGTAAAAACATTGCTCCCCTGCCCCCTGTGGTATGCTGCACCCCCACTTCCTCTACATTTTCCCAAACTCTCCCCACCCCCTGTTGCCCCCCCACATACAGACATTAAAGTTGGATGAGGATGACAAGAAATAGTAATGTAGTTATAGGTTGACAGTGGCTTCTGGTTGCTCAGGCCTTCACACAGGGTACacccactgtgtgtgtttgtgctccaTGCGTCATCAGACGAAGCCACAAGTCTGC
Proteins encoded in this region:
- the LOC116374477 gene encoding ras-related protein Rab-26-like, translated to MDIIMENTPEMECVDQGEALHSDSAYGSSAVDTDTEDCLTPLEITFPYNEDLMHKTIMVGDSGVGKTSLLVQYDQGKFIPGSFSATVGIGFTVSLCVIVCHEP